One window of the Labilibaculum sp. genome contains the following:
- a CDS encoding discoidin domain-containing protein, which produces MKNQTMKKSDYLKIPKMGFKRSSFLLFAIVAMTFATSCDKDESVNLPETTTGEVTDITGQNAVVSGSVTSNGGSKILAMGICWTAKDVEPTVEDNFAAVGEFTPDGILQEDWNYSATLNGLAVKTAYKARAYAANEAGTSYGETISFTSKAGKTFHVLTADMIDTYTQEVEEGPKESLIDDDFDTYWHSAWSDEPGAEVMPLPHHIQIAFAEDKNIGGFQFWTRSTSNRSNDPVKFDVQTSTNGTDYTTVWTSETIATQPRPADNTISLDKNYSSKYFRIRVLDTRTTGLTHTTMSEIKVFDDGMLPY; this is translated from the coding sequence ATGAAGAATCAAACAATGAAAAAAAGTGACTATTTAAAAATTCCAAAAATGGGTTTTAAACGGAGCTCATTTTTGTTATTCGCAATCGTTGCCATGACTTTTGCCACCAGTTGCGACAAAGACGAATCAGTTAATTTACCAGAGACAACCACAGGTGAAGTAACTGATATCACAGGTCAGAATGCTGTTGTGAGCGGCAGTGTAACATCCAACGGAGGATCAAAAATTCTTGCTATGGGAATTTGCTGGACGGCTAAAGATGTTGAGCCAACTGTAGAAGATAATTTTGCAGCAGTAGGTGAATTTACTCCGGATGGTATTTTGCAGGAGGATTGGAATTATTCAGCGACCCTAAATGGATTAGCTGTTAAAACGGCTTATAAAGCCAGAGCTTATGCCGCGAATGAAGCAGGTACTTCTTACGGAGAAACTATTTCTTTTACTTCTAAAGCAGGGAAAACTTTCCATGTATTAACAGCGGATATGATTGATACCTATACGCAAGAAGTTGAGGAAGGACCTAAGGAATCTCTTATTGATGACGATTTTGATACCTATTGGCATTCAGCCTGGTCTGATGAACCTGGTGCAGAAGTTATGCCATTGCCTCATCATATCCAAATTGCATTTGCCGAAGATAAAAACATTGGAGGATTCCAATTCTGGACCAGAAGTACATCCAACAGATCAAACGATCCTGTCAAATTCGATGTGCAAACAAGTACAAATGGAACTGATTATACAACAGTATGGACTTCAGAAACTATAGCAACTCAGCCACGTCCGGCTGATAACACTATTTCACTTGATAAGAATTATTCTTCTAAATATTTTAGGATTAGAGTTCTTGACACACGTACAACAGGATTAACCCACACTACAATGAGTGAGATAAAAGTGTTCGATGATGGTATGCTGCCTTATTAA
- a CDS encoding SusC/RagA family TonB-linked outer membrane protein, with amino-acid sequence MHHTLPSIQKAISLFVFMLFFTAIASAQSVEIKGKVLDNDTQESLPGVSIIIKGTTQGAITDINGDYTLKVRQADALLVFSFIGYESQEVSVNGQATINVNLKISSSDLDEVMVIAYGTTKKSNLTGSAVALDSEDLKDVFVSNVASMLQGKVAGVYSSAGSGQPGSSSEITIRGKGSLSGTTSPLWVVDGIIMGNSDPGFSPADIESITVLKDASATSLYGSLAANGVILLQTKRANKGDSKINVNATYGFTTFNNGNFSLMNSQELYDYQKTWNPDVTEDVLNTDTDWMDIGTQTGKAQEYNVNYSGGNEKMTTYLSGTYYNETGALKGYEYERYSAIANFDINATERLRIKVNLSGDYRTTKDQQHSTYAMFTYMPWDEPYLPDGSVLDPRVDSGKDYLLENNKVWYGRDENNYLYDLQYNYGKSRSNNLRANIGFDYKINDWLTFSSMNNIALNFGQSEWYTDPRSISGQADRGTLYESYSFSKTRFTNQMLRISKSFGLHALNAFVAWEFTDYHSDDANATGKGIAAGLTVLNTTAEAVSVGGYKGESAKQSMLVNLQYAYNDKYLATASFSRQGSSSFGPNKQYGSFWSASVGWNAHSEDFLKEVEWLNTLKWSASMGQVGNAPGGFQYLGYFAFVDQYNGNSAATPYQKGNPDISWEKVTSYNTAINTRLFNRVSINLDLYYKNSDNLLTYVPLPALTGYSGIWMNVGRVTNKGYELTVSPEIIKTSRFKWDMTLNLAYNKNRVKEIYEDKAYTSGNTRIEAGYDMDAQYQRIWYGANPANGEPLWEKVTVNEDGTETVTLTSDYADATLQFTGTKGTPTYTGGILNKFAFDNFTLTANISFVDDIYKYNSNRELFDSDGSYASFNNMNLADGWSRWEKPGDVATHPKPFKGGVNANKNSSRYLEDASYIRLRNVTLAYNLPKNVLNLLKISSASVYVSADNMITLTNWSGMDPETGALYPLSKKIMAGVKINF; translated from the coding sequence ATGCACCATACTCTCCCAAGTATTCAAAAAGCGATAAGTTTGTTCGTTTTTATGCTGTTTTTTACAGCTATTGCAAGTGCACAATCTGTTGAAATAAAAGGGAAAGTATTAGATAACGATACTCAGGAATCATTACCAGGTGTTAGTATTATAATAAAAGGAACTACCCAAGGTGCTATAACTGATATAAATGGAGATTATACTCTAAAAGTAAGGCAAGCAGATGCGCTTTTAGTTTTTTCATTTATTGGTTATGAATCACAGGAAGTATCGGTTAACGGTCAGGCAACTATTAATGTTAATTTAAAAATTTCATCTAGTGATCTTGATGAGGTTATGGTAATTGCATATGGAACGACAAAAAAATCAAATTTAACAGGTTCTGCTGTAGCATTAGACAGCGAAGACCTTAAAGATGTTTTTGTATCGAATGTAGCATCCATGCTTCAAGGAAAAGTTGCCGGAGTGTACTCCTCTGCAGGAAGTGGACAACCTGGTTCAAGTTCAGAAATCACTATACGAGGTAAAGGTTCATTGTCAGGTACTACATCACCTCTTTGGGTGGTTGATGGTATTATAATGGGTAATTCTGACCCAGGCTTTAGCCCTGCTGATATTGAAAGCATTACTGTATTAAAAGATGCTTCAGCTACTTCGTTGTATGGGTCTTTGGCTGCTAATGGGGTTATTTTATTGCAAACTAAAAGAGCGAATAAAGGCGATTCCAAAATAAATGTTAATGCAACCTACGGATTCACCACATTTAATAACGGGAATTTCTCCTTGATGAATTCTCAGGAATTATATGATTATCAAAAAACATGGAACCCTGATGTAACCGAGGATGTGTTAAACACGGATACGGATTGGATGGACATTGGTACACAAACCGGAAAAGCACAAGAGTATAACGTAAACTATTCTGGTGGAAACGAAAAGATGACTACTTATTTATCCGGTACTTATTATAATGAGACAGGTGCATTAAAAGGATATGAATACGAACGTTATTCAGCGATTGCCAACTTTGACATTAATGCCACTGAACGCCTTAGGATTAAAGTAAATTTATCTGGCGATTATCGTACGACAAAAGACCAGCAACATTCCACATATGCAATGTTTACTTACATGCCGTGGGACGAACCTTATTTGCCTGATGGTTCTGTTTTAGATCCAAGAGTTGATAGTGGTAAAGATTATTTACTCGAAAATAATAAGGTTTGGTATGGAAGAGACGAAAACAATTACCTATACGATTTGCAATACAATTATGGCAAATCACGCAGTAACAATCTTCGTGCAAATATCGGGTTTGATTATAAAATTAACGACTGGTTGACTTTTTCGTCAATGAATAACATAGCTCTTAATTTTGGACAATCTGAATGGTATACTGATCCTCGTTCTATAAGTGGGCAGGCAGACAGAGGAACATTATATGAAAGTTATAGTTTTAGCAAAACCCGTTTCACCAACCAAATGCTTCGAATCAGCAAGAGTTTTGGTCTTCATGCACTGAATGCATTTGTTGCCTGGGAATTTACTGACTACCATTCTGATGATGCTAATGCTACAGGGAAAGGTATTGCCGCAGGCCTTACTGTACTTAATACCACTGCTGAAGCTGTTTCGGTAGGCGGGTACAAGGGGGAAAGCGCTAAACAAAGTATGCTTGTCAATTTGCAATACGCCTATAATGATAAATATCTGGCTACTGCTTCCTTTAGCAGACAAGGTTCAAGCAGCTTTGGTCCAAATAAGCAATATGGTAGTTTCTGGTCAGCTAGTGTAGGCTGGAATGCCCATAGCGAAGATTTCCTAAAAGAGGTAGAATGGTTAAACACTTTAAAATGGTCTGCCAGCATGGGACAAGTAGGAAATGCTCCGGGAGGATTTCAATATCTTGGTTACTTCGCTTTTGTAGATCAATACAATGGAAATAGTGCTGCTACTCCATATCAAAAAGGAAATCCTGACATTAGTTGGGAAAAAGTAACCAGCTACAACACAGCTATCAACACAAGATTATTCAACCGTGTAAGTATTAATTTAGATCTGTACTATAAAAATAGCGATAACCTGCTAACTTATGTTCCACTTCCTGCATTGACTGGTTATAGTGGGATATGGATGAATGTTGGGCGTGTTACCAACAAAGGGTACGAGCTTACTGTTTCTCCTGAAATAATCAAAACTTCCAGATTTAAGTGGGATATGACTTTGAATCTTGCTTACAACAAAAACAGGGTTAAAGAAATATACGAAGATAAAGCCTATACAAGTGGGAATACAAGAATCGAAGCCGGTTATGATATGGATGCACAATACCAACGTATATGGTACGGCGCAAATCCTGCCAACGGTGAACCACTTTGGGAAAAAGTTACTGTGAACGAAGATGGTACTGAAACGGTTACTTTAACTTCAGACTACGCTGATGCTACCCTGCAGTTTACCGGAACTAAAGGCACTCCTACATATACAGGAGGAATTCTCAATAAATTTGCTTTTGATAATTTCACTTTAACTGCAAACATCAGTTTTGTTGATGATATTTATAAATATAACAGTAACAGAGAATTATTTGATAGCGACGGATCATACGCTTCTTTTAATAATATGAATTTGGCTGATGGCTGGAGTCGTTGGGAAAAACCAGGAGATGTTGCTACTCATCCAAAACCATTTAAAGGTGGGGTTAATGCAAATAAAAACTCATCACGATATTTAGAAGATGCAAGTTATATCCGTTTACGCAATGTAACGTTGGCATACAACCTTCCTAAAAACGTATTAAACTTACTTAAGATATCAAGTGCTTCTGTTTATGTAAGTGCGGATAACATGATTACACTGACAAACTGGTCAGGAATGGATCCTGAAACCGGCGCATTATACCCACTGTCTAAAAAAATTATGGCAGGCGTAAAAATAAATTTTTAA